The DNA segment AACTGCAGGCACAAGAAATATCACTTCAAAGTAATGCCGATCAGGCAAATAATGAGTTCAATGATGCATCCTCTGTAAATTCCCTGGACTTGGCAAGTATTGCTAGTGGAACAGCAGTAGATAATTTACATAAATCGAAGACATCTGGGAGCGCACGAAATATTGCCGACGAGGAACCTATAGGAAAGATTAACACATTGGCAACCATTCATCAAATGTGCTATGCTATGTTGAAGACTTCTGTGATTATCCCTATACCATTACATGTAACACCCTCATTCCGTACTGATTTTGTCGAGCTACGATGGCGTTTACATTTTGAATTTGTCACAAGTACAATGATGGACTTTGGTAAACCCAATCCAATAGAGGGTGAGCTTAAAGCTCCTGCCGAAATACCTGTAGAAACAATGGTGTGGAATTTGCCAATTGCTGCAATATACGCTGCTAACCCCCTTCAAATATATTCACCCAGCCAAACACATAGTCTATTGATTAAGTGaacaatatacatttatatgatcAGAGCATAGTGTACACACATACCTACGTTAAGATATGTAGTGCacacttttaaatatattaattgcaATCATTTAGAAAGTAAAATAAGGTGATGagaagtttaaaatatatattaaaaataaacttaatttgaagatatttggaagttaattaatattttctaactccGAGTTAATTTCcatagaaatatattaaatttttatcgccCTACTTTTCCGAGTTTAGTATCTGTTTTGGGATTCGCAGTCAAATCCTGGACAGCAACAATTGTTTCattgatttttgtttgtaacTCACGTAAACTTTGTATTTGTAATAGGCGCAAAATGCGTACTGGATAATCTAGTGCAGAGTCATCGGAGACTACATCATTGCCTTTTTCAAAGGGGAAAGGAGTCCCAGATATAGCCTGTCGATTCTTAGCGGAAGGTGAAAGTCGTTCATGTACTACACGTGCAATTGCTTCTAATAGAGTAAGATGGTTCGGATGTTGTGGTATTTTCAGTTTAGTTGCCAATGCGCGAACACCCGCAATGAAATCTTTATGGTTAactgcaattaaaataaaatccaatatttcatcaaataagTACTCTGTATAAACGTAGAAACTTACAGTCCATATTGTCAAAGAAATTTTCAGCTTTTATGCTAGGGGCTATTGATTTGTTCTGCTGCTTACTAACTTCAATCGAGTTGATATCCTTGTAACTCTCAGGAGCATCCAGGAATTCCAAACGAATGGCATAGCCAAGGAGCCAAGTAATTTCTTCCAATGGTGTAACAAATTGTGGCATACTAAGGtcatatttgtaattttcatacGCTTGCTCCCATATCTCAAGCTCGTCGACCTTCCGAAGATCCTCGCGATCTTCAATTTTATATTGGCGTATTTTTTGGTCTTCCAACCAGAGTATGGTGCTTGCAAACACCTTTCgatctataaaataaaatcatgaaTATATGCACACTTTAAAGTTAAATTGGACCTACCATTAACATCAACACTACCAGGTGCTGGATGTTCTAGAGCTTCTAATTTTagctttaacatattttaattagctcagaaatgttttagaaaagttattttgtgcaattgaaAACTGTCAAAATATCGATAGCTTTTAACCTAGTAAATACCCACTAttttgtacttattatttttctatcGAACACATttgattaaatatataattttcttgcaaaactaatttcagcaaaaaatgaaatgttttaacGAATCAGAAGTTTTAAAAGAAACTAGTCAAAATTcgagtatttatatttttcttgttcacTTACTTAACTTGGGTTAAATATCGATGCTggtaaaaatatcgatatatgcaaaaaaattcgACTTTCTGACATTTGCTGTAATTGTAATTGATTTGACAGTTGTAAATAAACTAAACAACGTGCAGAATTTAAGAATAGAAAATGGCTTTATCCAACATAAAGAAACGAAATATATCGAAATGTAAGATCAAACTGTATATGAATACAAACACATtttatcaaacattttattttaaaactagcTCTACCTAAAGAACAAGTTCCAGACGATTCCGAAGTTGAAAATTCTAGTGGGGAAGATGCCGAGAATGATGCAGAAGGAAATATCGGCTGGGCTGATTGTATAGCCAAA comes from the Bactrocera neohumeralis isolate Rockhampton chromosome 2, APGP_CSIRO_Bneo_wtdbg2-racon-allhic-juicebox.fasta_v2, whole genome shotgun sequence genome and includes:
- the LOC126750900 gene encoding RNA transcription, translation and transport factor protein, which encodes MLKLKLEALEHPAPGSVDVNDRKVFASTILWLEDQKIRQYKIEDREDLRKVDELEIWEQAYENYKYDLSMPQFVTPLEEITWLLGYAIRLEFLDAPESYKDINSIEVSKQQNKSIAPSIKAENFFDNMDFNHKDFIAGVRALATKLKIPQHPNHLTLLEAIARVVHERLSPSAKNRQAISGTPFPFEKGNDVVSDDSALDYPVRILRLLQIQSLRELQTKINETIVAVQDLTANPKTDTKLGKVGR